The sequence TGACGCGTCTGTATCCCCTTCCCACCGAGTACATCGCAGCACGCCTGATGTATGAACCGGATGCGCTGAGCGAGGTGCTGCCGGTTCTCGACCAGACGAGTCGTGAGGCCGGCGACGGCGTGACCATGTCGGTGCTGGTGATGCGCCGACCGGAGAGTGGCGACTTCGCCGGCAGGGTCATGGCCGGCGTGAACCTCTCGTTCCTCGGCGGGAGGGACGAGGCAGATCGAGTCTTCGGCGCCTTCCGTACCGCCGCGCCGCCGGCGTTGACGAGCGAGATGACGTCGTTGGACTTCCGCGACATGCATTTCGCGATCGACGACTATCCGTTGTCCCGTCCCATGCGGACATTCTGGGATGAAGACTTCAGCGCAGGCCTGACCGCGGACCTGGGTCGGCAGATCGCCGCGCACAGCGAGCGCATCGCCGACTTCGGCACTGCCGAACACGGCCTGGTGGAGCTCTACCCACACCGCGAGGCGCTCGTGCGCAACTCGGCGGTGTCCGCATCCTTCGCACAACGGACGCCTGGCTGGACGTTGAGTGTCTGTGCGGGATGGGACGATCCGTCGCGGGATGCCTTCTTCGATGACTGGGTCACCGGTTGCGTTGCGGATCTACGCACCGCGACCGCAGGCATGGGTCGGGCCTACCTCAATGCGGTCAGTGTTGCTGACCTCCACCGAATGGAGCGGGCATACGGAGCCGACGTGTGCTGCAGACTCGCGCAGCTGAAACATCGCTACGATCCCGCCAACGTCTTCCGGCGGGCGCTACCGGTCGTGGCGACCGGCGACTGACGTCGGCGGCGGGACGCCCCGCACCGACGTCAGATACCGAGCAGATCGAATCTGGTTCCCTGCGCGTCGGTGAGGTGCGCCCATCCGCCCCGCGAGGTCGAGGTGGGATCGGTCCGGCAGTCGCCGCCGAGTTGCCGGGCCCGTTGTAGCGTCGAATCAAGTTGTGCGGTACCGAAACTGACGATCCATCCCGAATCCTGGTCGCTTGCCACCGAGCGAATACAGCCTTGCAGGCGGTCATTGTTGCGAATGTCGACATGCGTCTCGCCGGAGTGGTCGGATGTGGTCAGCTCCCAACCGAACAGACCCCGATAGAAGTCGGCCACCCCGGCCGGATCCGGCGAACCCAGGCTGTACCAGGCGATCGCCCCCGGATGGTCGAGCAGGCTCGCGCCGATATGGCCTCTGGCTTCCCATACCCGGAAAGAGGCGCCCTGTGGATCCGCGATGACGGCCAGTCGGCCGGCGCCCGGTACGTCCCTCGGCGAGACCGCCACGGTTCCGCCGAAGTGCGTTGCGCGGGAAGCGGAATCGTCTGCGCTGTCGACAGCGATATAGCAATTCCATTGTGGCCGTTCGCCGGCTGCCCGCGCGGCCGGGTCCTGGGGCGTGATCTCGCAGACCTGACGGCCATCGACGAACATGTCCGAGAAGACCACCCCGTCGCCGATGGGGTCGTCACGACGTTCCCAGCCGAACAGGTTGCTGTAGAAGGAAATTGAGCCCTCCTGGTCACTGCTCGACAATTCGGCGAAACAGAAGTCGCCGACCGGATGTGCGGTTCGCTCGATCATGAAGGGAACGGTAGCACCGAGTCTTGACCACCGCACCAGTAAAGGCATATTCTTTAGATGTTATCTCACCGGTTCGGTGAATCTATCGCCACAGCGATCGGGCGACAGCCTGTCAAATCCGATGGAGGACGAGCGTGCCGCGCATCTACCGCAGCAGAGTTGACACCGCAGACTTCGTTCTGGCCGGGCCGGATGCGCCCGATGACGGGGGCACGGAGTTTCACGTCGTGCGTCCCGGACCTGATGGTCGGGATGACTACCACGGGGCCCGTGTCGTGCTCTCGGACTTCCGGAACGGGCCCTATGAGGATCCGGATTACGTCTTTCCGGCTGACGACACCTACATCGTGATCGACGGCGAGATCGTCATGGAGATAGAGGGTTTGGAGCCACAGACCTTGACCGCGGGCGACATCGCATCCTTCGAGAAGGGGACCAAGGCCAAGTACTCGATCCGCGACTTCGTCCGGTGGGTCTGCGTCCGCTGACCCACACCGTCGCCGGTCGCCATGGGTGCGCGACGGACCAGATCTCGAGTCTCCGGAACAGAAGTCTGTGCGCACGGCGGTGCGGCTGCGGAAGTGCCGCACCATTGCCGGGCTGGAAAGGATGAACTGATGACAGAGCGACACTACGATGCGATCGTGGTCGGAGGGGGGATCGCGGGAGCCGTGGCCGCGCGTGACCTGAGAGCGGCAGGCC is a genomic window of Gordonia sp. SID5947 containing:
- a CDS encoding FAD-binding oxidoreductase, with translation MATVLNADFRGEVITAEHDAYDEARLIHNRRFDCRPAFIVRPRDTSDVAVAVRAAREAGLPLSVRGGGLHMAGFATNDGGIVIDLSSMRDVQVDSRARTASFGGGATTGDLQSAASRHGLGAITGVFAPTGVVGATLHGGIGALSNRHGWACDSVLEGELVTADGQILQVSDADHPDLMWALRGAGGAFGVVTRLVTRLYPLPTEYIAARLMYEPDALSEVLPVLDQTSREAGDGVTMSVLVMRRPESGDFAGRVMAGVNLSFLGGRDEADRVFGAFRTAAPPALTSEMTSLDFRDMHFAIDDYPLSRPMRTFWDEDFSAGLTADLGRQIAAHSERIADFGTAEHGLVELYPHREALVRNSAVSASFAQRTPGWTLSVCAGWDDPSRDAFFDDWVTGCVADLRTATAGMGRAYLNAVSVADLHRMERAYGADVCCRLAQLKHRYDPANVFRRALPVVATGD
- a CDS encoding VOC family protein; its protein translation is MIERTAHPVGDFCFAELSSSDQEGSISFYSNLFGWERRDDPIGDGVVFSDMFVDGRQVCEITPQDPAARAAGERPQWNCYIAVDSADDSASRATHFGGTVAVSPRDVPGAGRLAVIADPQGASFRVWEARGHIGASLLDHPGAIAWYSLGSPDPAGVADFYRGLFGWELTTSDHSGETHVDIRNNDRLQGCIRSVASDQDSGWIVSFGTAQLDSTLQRARQLGGDCRTDPTSTSRGGWAHLTDAQGTRFDLLGI
- a CDS encoding cupin domain-containing protein; the protein is MPRIYRSRVDTADFVLAGPDAPDDGGTEFHVVRPGPDGRDDYHGARVVLSDFRNGPYEDPDYVFPADDTYIVIDGEIVMEIEGLEPQTLTAGDIASFEKGTKAKYSIRDFVRWVCVR